One Gemmatimonadota bacterium DNA window includes the following coding sequences:
- the lpxA gene encoding acyl-ACP--UDP-N-acetylglucosamine O-acyltransferase, translating to MHPTAIVHPDAELGAGCSIGPYTIVEPNVTIGAGTQIASSAMIGAHTRIGAECKVYHGAVVGSIPQDQKFIGEQSILEIGDRTSIREFTTLNRGTSALGKTVIGSDTLVMAYVHVAHDCVIGNRVILANGTQLGGHVEIEDFAITGGLVAVHQFVRIGRNAFISGGGMVTKDICPYFKYGHDPLKPVSLNTIGLKRCGFSEEAIRTLKQVYRLLHRSSLNISQAVKAVTAEVEHTDEVKYLLAFIEESARRSKRYGRGLTS from the coding sequence ATTCATCCCACGGCCATCGTGCATCCAGACGCGGAGCTGGGCGCCGGATGCAGCATCGGTCCGTACACGATCGTGGAACCCAACGTGACCATCGGGGCCGGTACCCAGATTGCATCCAGCGCGATGATCGGCGCCCATACCCGTATCGGCGCCGAATGCAAGGTCTATCACGGGGCCGTCGTGGGATCGATCCCCCAGGATCAGAAATTCATCGGCGAGCAGTCCATCCTGGAGATCGGAGACCGGACTTCCATCCGGGAGTTCACCACGCTGAATCGCGGGACGAGCGCGCTGGGGAAGACGGTGATCGGAAGCGATACCCTGGTCATGGCCTATGTGCACGTCGCCCACGATTGCGTGATCGGCAACCGGGTGATCCTCGCCAACGGCACGCAGCTGGGCGGCCACGTGGAAATAGAGGATTTCGCCATCACCGGCGGGCTCGTCGCCGTCCACCAGTTCGTCCGGATCGGCCGCAACGCCTTTATCAGCGGGGGCGGCATGGTGACCAAGGACATCTGTCCGTACTTCAAGTATGGCCACGATCCGCTCAAGCCCGTTTCACTCAACACCATCGGCCTGAAGCGCTGCGGGTTCTCCGAGGAAGCCATCCGTACGCTCAAGCAGGTCTATCGCCTGCTCCACCGGTCCTCGCTCAATATCTCCCAGGCGGTGAAAGCGGTGACGGCGGAAGTGGAACATACCGACGAAGTCAAGTACCTGCTCGCGTTTATAGAGGAAAGCGCCCGGCGGAGCAAGCGATACGGCCGCGGCCTGACTTCCTGA
- a CDS encoding OmpH family outer membrane protein, translating to MVSGRGMIRIAAVLAAVILLPVVTQGQELKIGYLDMERLRQSYQGFRDAEEAFQTQVTAMQEQVQSRQQEVEMLKQQYEARKTMLTAARRQQDEQNIMQKEQELIQFAQSQQMQLAQQEVELTRPLQESIFNVVQTLAKAENYTYVFDAGSLIYVDPLRAQDLTGQVLEELQKEAN from the coding sequence ATGGTTTCAGGGAGAGGGATGATTCGCATTGCGGCCGTGCTCGCCGCCGTCATATTGCTGCCGGTCGTGACCCAGGGGCAGGAACTCAAAATCGGCTATCTCGACATGGAACGCCTGCGCCAGTCCTACCAGGGGTTCAGGGATGCCGAGGAGGCCTTCCAGACGCAGGTGACGGCCATGCAGGAACAGGTCCAGAGCAGGCAGCAGGAAGTCGAGATGCTGAAGCAGCAGTATGAAGCCCGCAAGACCATGTTGACCGCGGCCAGGCGGCAGCAGGACGAGCAGAATATCATGCAGAAGGAACAGGAGCTCATACAGTTCGCCCAGTCCCAGCAGATGCAGCTGGCGCAACAGGAAGTGGAATTGACCCGGCCGTTGCAGGAATCCATTTTCAACGTGGTGCAGACCCTGGCCAAGGCGGAGAACTACACCTATGTCTTCGATGCCGGGTCGCTCATATACGTGGATCCCTTGAGAGCGCAGGACCTCACGGGGCAGGTCCTGGAGGAACTGCAGAAGGAAGCCAACTAG
- the lpxD gene encoding UDP-3-O-(3-hydroxymyristoyl)glucosamine N-acyltransferase translates to MRQKLADIATQVQGELVGDGSCIIESVAPLDEAGKGSISVLINARHSRRLESTEAAAVIVSREIDHAPVPIIRVASPELALVTLLTTYFAGHRPADSGIHPTARIDPAAEVDDEAAIGPHVSIGPHTTVGRSACIGANVAIGAHCRVGAGTWIFANATLYDRVSLGEGVIVHGGVVIGSDGFGYFQGSGGARKIPQVGGVEIGDDVEIGANSTIDRATMGMTRIGRGTKIDNLVQIGHNVVIGDHVTICAQVGIAGSTVVESGTLIGGQAGLSDHIHVGAGSRIGGQAGVTKSIPAGSTVSGYPARPHNQARRIEAAIKRLPDLLHQVQTLEARIKTLESGEQDGPSNEGRE, encoded by the coding sequence ATGCGACAGAAGCTGGCAGATATCGCGACGCAGGTACAGGGCGAACTCGTCGGTGACGGTTCGTGCATCATCGAGAGCGTAGCGCCGCTGGACGAGGCCGGCAAGGGGTCGATCTCCGTTCTGATCAACGCCCGGCATAGCCGGCGCCTGGAGTCGACGGAGGCCGCGGCGGTCATTGTCTCCCGGGAAATCGATCACGCTCCGGTCCCCATCATCCGCGTGGCTTCTCCCGAGCTCGCCCTCGTCACCCTGCTGACGACCTATTTCGCCGGACACCGTCCCGCCGATAGCGGGATCCATCCGACGGCCAGGATCGATCCTGCCGCGGAAGTGGATGACGAAGCGGCCATCGGCCCCCATGTGTCGATCGGCCCGCACACCACGGTGGGGCGGAGCGCTTGCATAGGCGCGAACGTGGCGATCGGCGCCCATTGCCGGGTCGGCGCCGGCACGTGGATCTTCGCCAACGCGACGCTCTACGACCGGGTTTCCCTGGGAGAAGGCGTGATCGTGCACGGCGGCGTTGTGATCGGCAGCGATGGCTTCGGGTATTTCCAGGGCAGCGGAGGGGCCAGGAAGATACCGCAGGTCGGCGGCGTGGAGATCGGCGACGACGTGGAGATCGGCGCAAATTCGACAATCGATCGCGCAACCATGGGCATGACCCGTATCGGCCGCGGCACGAAGATCGACAACCTGGTACAGATCGGCCATAACGTCGTAATCGGCGATCACGTCACCATATGCGCCCAGGTGGGCATCGCGGGGAGCACGGTGGTTGAATCGGGGACCCTCATCGGCGGGCAGGCCGGACTCTCCGATCACATCCACGTAGGCGCCGGTTCCAGGATCGGCGGGCAGGCGGGCGTGACCAAGTCCATTCCCGCCGGATCGACTGTTTCGGGATATCCCGCCCGTCCGCACAACCAGGCCAGGAGAATCGAGGCGGCCATCAAGCGCCTGCCGGATCTGCTGCACCAGGTCCAGACCCTGGAGGCACGGATCAAGACGCTCGAAAGCGGCGAACAGGATGGGCCATCCAACGAAGGAAGAGAGTAG
- a CDS encoding amidohydrolase, translating into MQRRQTWALLILGMLFITNMPLPAAAQQKNVAALVAKYRADAIRMREHIHRNPELSNREFKTAALVADHLTALGIEIRTGVAHTGVVGVLKGGRPGPVVAIRADMDALPVTEETVLPFRSTVRTTYLGQEVGVMHACGHDVHTAVQLGVASVLAEMKDDLPGTVKFIFQPAEEGAPPGEEGGADLMVRERVLEDPAPEAIFGLHALPSLDVGTVGYTIGPAFAAVDHFTIKVRGKQAHGARPEEGIDPVVMASEIVFALQTIRSRTLSPLEPSVVTVGIFRGGERFNIIPREVHLEGTVRTYNPEVRDTVERRMNSILEGITGAYGGSFVLNYDRGTPSVINDPALSREMAGYLTGAPGVEQVLELPPTMGGEDFAYFANEIPGFFYRLGTTRPGQPSGGLHTPTMTADSESVGVGMRVMTHLVLEFLNARAPRSDR; encoded by the coding sequence ATGCAGAGAAGACAGACATGGGCGCTGCTCATCCTGGGCATGTTGTTTATCACGAACATGCCGCTGCCCGCGGCCGCCCAGCAGAAAAATGTGGCCGCCCTGGTGGCGAAGTACCGTGCTGACGCCATCCGCATGCGGGAGCACATCCACCGGAACCCGGAACTGAGCAACCGGGAGTTCAAGACGGCGGCGCTGGTGGCGGATCATCTCACCGCGCTCGGTATCGAGATCCGGACTGGCGTCGCCCACACGGGCGTGGTAGGCGTACTTAAAGGCGGCCGACCGGGTCCGGTAGTGGCCATCCGGGCGGACATGGATGCGCTGCCCGTGACGGAGGAGACGGTATTGCCTTTCCGGTCGACCGTACGGACGACCTACCTCGGCCAGGAAGTGGGCGTCATGCACGCCTGCGGCCATGACGTGCACACCGCCGTACAACTGGGCGTCGCTTCCGTGCTGGCCGAAATGAAAGACGACCTGCCCGGCACCGTCAAGTTCATCTTCCAGCCGGCGGAAGAAGGAGCGCCGCCCGGTGAAGAGGGCGGCGCGGACCTTATGGTGAGGGAGAGAGTCCTCGAAGACCCCGCGCCCGAGGCGATTTTTGGTCTCCACGCGCTGCCCTCCCTCGACGTGGGCACCGTCGGATACACCATCGGGCCGGCTTTTGCCGCCGTGGACCACTTCACCATCAAAGTCCGGGGCAAGCAGGCCCACGGCGCCCGTCCCGAAGAGGGCATCGACCCGGTCGTCATGGCTTCCGAGATCGTGTTCGCCCTGCAGACGATCCGGTCCCGCACCCTGTCGCCCCTCGAGCCCAGCGTGGTCACGGTGGGTATCTTCCGCGGTGGCGAACGCTTCAACATCATCCCCCGGGAAGTCCATCTCGAAGGGACGGTGCGCACCTATAACCCCGAGGTCAGGGACACGGTGGAGCGTCGGATGAACTCCATCCTGGAGGGCATAACCGGGGCCTATGGCGGTTCCTTCGTACTGAACTACGACCGCGGCACCCCTTCCGTGATCAATGACCCCGCGCTGTCCCGGGAAATGGCCGGTTACCTGACGGGTGCGCCCGGCGTCGAGCAGGTGCTCGAACTGCCCCCGACCATGGGCGGCGAGGACTTCGCCTATTTCGCCAACGAGATTCCCGGATTCTTCTACCGGCTCGGTACCACCCGGCCCGGACAGCCTTCAGGCGGCCTGCACACCCCGACCATGACGGCGGACAGTGAATCCGTGGGGGTGGGCATGCGGGTGATGACCCACCTGGTGCTGGAGTTCCTGAACGCCCGGGCGCCGCGGTCCGATCGGTAG
- the bamA gene encoding outer membrane protein assembly factor BamA, whose translation MWDARRIDSRFACAVFMSIAGFCRSITRMDGKVALVSSKSSMYFKPFLVLILTGGILASASVSPQKVFGQQQQSLIADVRIEGHANVDEPLIRSMTALKAGNPYNPRDGATTIKQLYRLGLFEDIRIYVSGGATGLIVTVNVKEYPLLDRLEFEGNDKIKDDELERISGIFQGQALSPFRRKSVLDNITSAYYEKGYLLATLNDRVLVERNNAIMRIEIDEGEKVGLGEIFIENNVSVPEKELQKAFRKKAETEEEHFWKEGDLRRERLLDQFEKIVQEYRKHGFRDAEVVSDTLWFSEDRKRMYIKVDVNEGRRYYLGDVAFEGNTKFTGDQLSSLIKIDAGQPFNEEEYQESVSTIYEAYGELGYLYATPIARESAANDSTIDLHFAVNEGEPAKVHRINIVGNTKTKDKVIRRELLIKPGQFFRRSVLMRSQRDVFQLNYFQDVQPGLQPRPNGDVDITFTVLEKPTGTANAGAGYSGLDGLVGTISMIIPNFLGNGQNVNFNWEFGARRNSISTSFVEPWLFDTPTSAGIDIYRTNRRWYREFNVIQKGFGLSLGRRFRGTYWRINGAYRFYDQSYSGFGERYYAAALGDTTLTDVQISAINENIRRRESYESNSGLTSQVSFSVTRDSRDFPQFATRGMRHTSRSAVAGVGGDVKFLKQTLESDFYVPLFKGTSISLRGRYSLAANPFNDREVPFFERFFPGGVSFDGLIRGYGNNSVGPYTDLGDGTSSRDGGRAMSIITLEYQVPIIDQLSSQQPVYAVAFVEAGNAWAKLGDATPLPGNMKKSVGAGIRVIMPLVGLLGFDVGYGFDQPSDPIQALQKKRSGWHTHFQLGQMF comes from the coding sequence ATGTGGGATGCGCGTAGAATCGACAGCCGGTTCGCTTGCGCCGTGTTCATGTCGATAGCCGGCTTCTGCCGATCGATTACCCGCATGGACGGGAAAGTTGCCTTAGTGTCTTCAAAGTCATCCATGTACTTCAAACCCTTCCTTGTACTGATCCTTACGGGCGGGATTCTTGCCTCCGCATCCGTGAGTCCCCAGAAAGTCTTCGGACAACAGCAGCAGTCTTTGATCGCCGACGTGCGTATCGAGGGGCACGCCAACGTGGATGAACCCCTCATACGGTCGATGACCGCGCTGAAAGCGGGTAACCCGTACAATCCCCGGGACGGCGCCACCACGATCAAGCAACTGTACCGGCTGGGACTGTTCGAGGACATACGCATCTACGTCAGTGGAGGCGCGACGGGTCTGATCGTGACCGTAAACGTCAAGGAATACCCGTTGCTGGACCGCCTGGAGTTCGAGGGAAACGATAAGATCAAGGACGACGAACTTGAACGCATTTCGGGTATTTTCCAGGGCCAGGCCCTGTCTCCCTTCCGCAGGAAGAGTGTCCTGGACAACATCACCAGCGCCTATTACGAAAAGGGGTACCTGCTCGCCACGCTGAATGACCGCGTCCTCGTGGAAAGAAACAACGCGATCATGCGGATCGAAATCGATGAAGGCGAGAAGGTGGGGCTGGGCGAGATCTTTATCGAAAACAACGTGTCCGTACCGGAAAAGGAGTTGCAGAAAGCCTTTCGAAAGAAAGCGGAAACGGAAGAAGAACATTTCTGGAAAGAGGGCGACCTGCGCCGGGAACGCCTGCTGGACCAGTTCGAGAAAATCGTCCAGGAATACCGCAAGCATGGATTCCGGGACGCGGAAGTCGTGAGCGACACGCTCTGGTTCAGCGAGGACAGGAAGCGGATGTACATCAAGGTCGATGTCAACGAGGGAAGGCGGTACTACCTCGGGGACGTCGCCTTCGAGGGGAACACGAAGTTCACCGGCGATCAACTGTCCAGTCTCATCAAGATCGACGCGGGCCAGCCCTTCAACGAAGAAGAATACCAGGAAAGCGTGTCGACCATCTACGAAGCGTATGGCGAACTGGGTTATCTGTACGCCACGCCCATCGCCCGGGAATCGGCGGCCAACGACTCCACCATCGATCTGCATTTCGCGGTCAACGAGGGTGAACCCGCGAAGGTTCACCGGATCAACATCGTCGGCAATACCAAGACGAAGGACAAGGTCATACGGCGCGAGCTGCTGATCAAGCCGGGACAGTTCTTTCGCCGCTCGGTGCTGATGAGAAGCCAGCGGGACGTTTTCCAGCTGAATTACTTCCAGGACGTGCAGCCCGGCCTGCAACCCCGTCCCAACGGAGACGTGGACATCACCTTCACCGTCCTGGAGAAACCGACGGGCACGGCGAATGCCGGCGCCGGTTACAGCGGGCTCGACGGGCTCGTGGGCACCATATCCATGATCATCCCGAATTTCCTGGGCAACGGACAGAACGTGAATTTCAACTGGGAATTCGGCGCCCGGCGCAATTCCATTTCAACGAGTTTCGTCGAGCCCTGGCTCTTCGATACGCCGACCAGCGCCGGCATCGACATCTACCGTACGAACCGGCGATGGTACCGGGAATTCAATGTCATACAGAAGGGCTTCGGGCTGTCCCTGGGGCGGCGCTTCCGCGGCACGTACTGGCGCATCAACGGGGCTTATCGGTTTTACGACCAGAGTTACTCCGGTTTCGGCGAGCGTTACTACGCGGCGGCGCTGGGAGATACTACACTAACGGATGTACAGATCTCGGCCATTAACGAGAATATCCGTAGAAGAGAATCCTACGAATCCAATAGCGGCCTGACCAGCCAGGTCTCCTTCTCCGTGACGCGCGACAGCCGCGATTTCCCCCAGTTCGCCACGCGCGGCATGCGCCATACGTCCCGCAGTGCCGTTGCCGGCGTCGGGGGTGACGTGAAGTTCCTCAAGCAGACCCTGGAATCCGATTTCTATGTTCCCCTGTTCAAGGGCACGTCCATTTCCCTCAGGGGAAGGTACTCCTTGGCCGCAAACCCCTTCAACGACCGGGAGGTCCCGTTTTTCGAACGGTTCTTTCCTGGGGGGGTCAGTTTCGACGGCCTGATCCGGGGGTACGGCAACAACTCCGTCGGCCCCTATACCGATCTGGGTGACGGGACCAGCAGCCGGGACGGAGGGCGGGCGATGAGCATCATCACCCTGGAGTACCAGGTCCCGATCATCGACCAGCTCAGCTCTCAGCAGCCGGTCTACGCCGTGGCGTTTGTCGAGGCCGGCAACGCCTGGGCGAAGCTCGGGGACGCCACGCCGCTGCCGGGCAACATGAAAAAATCCGTGGGCGCAGGCATCCGGGTGATCATGCCCCTGGTGGGGCTGTTGGGCTTCGACGTAGGATACGGATTCGACCAGCCCTCGGATCCGATCCAGGCCCTCCAGAAAAAGCGAAGCGGCTGGCATACGCACTTTCAGCTCGGACAGATGTTCTGA
- a CDS encoding DMT family transporter, whose amino-acid sequence MNRHVTSGRWGLGLVLSLFTIFVWGGLPIVLKIMLISLDAFTMTWYRFVVAAALMALIVYRQGHFTLVRRLKGGYALVFLAAVLGFSCAYVFYPQSLQYISPSAAQVVNQISLLFLLLGAMLLFHERMTLIQVLGLLLLTGGIVLFFNEELAELLSGDSAMIPGIMWVTVAALALSTYTLTQKQLLQILPTSVILFLIYLAGSILILPFVRFESLLVQDTRQMILLNASAVISLVAFVTLVESLKHLEVFRVSMVLAAVPLVTVVDMMILAPLLPGLLQPEHLNLLSISGAVLVVIGSILGNLRRSVKSG is encoded by the coding sequence ATGAACCGGCACGTCACCAGCGGCCGTTGGGGCCTGGGACTGGTCCTTAGCCTGTTCACGATCTTCGTATGGGGCGGCCTGCCCATTGTCCTGAAAATCATGCTGATCAGCCTGGACGCCTTCACGATGACGTGGTACCGGTTCGTCGTCGCGGCCGCGCTGATGGCGTTGATCGTATACCGGCAGGGTCATTTCACCCTGGTCCGTCGACTCAAGGGCGGTTACGCACTCGTCTTCCTCGCGGCGGTGCTCGGGTTCAGCTGCGCGTACGTGTTCTATCCCCAAAGTTTGCAGTATATCTCGCCCAGCGCCGCCCAGGTGGTCAACCAGATTTCGCTGCTGTTTCTGCTGTTGGGCGCCATGCTGCTCTTTCATGAACGGATGACCCTGATCCAGGTACTGGGTCTCCTGCTGCTCACCGGCGGGATCGTGCTGTTCTTCAACGAGGAACTGGCGGAACTCCTGTCCGGTGACAGCGCGATGATTCCGGGCATTATGTGGGTGACTGTCGCCGCGCTGGCACTGTCTACCTATACCCTCACCCAGAAGCAGTTGCTCCAGATCCTGCCCACGTCCGTCATCCTGTTCCTGATCTACCTGGCCGGTTCGATACTGATCCTGCCCTTCGTTCGATTCGAATCGCTGCTGGTGCAGGACACCCGGCAGATGATCCTGCTCAACGCTTCGGCGGTGATCTCGCTCGTCGCCTTCGTTACGCTGGTGGAATCTCTGAAACATCTCGAAGTGTTCCGGGTCAGCATGGTCCTGGCGGCCGTGCCCCTGGTCACGGTCGTGGACATGATGATCCTTGCGCCGCTCCTTCCCGGCCTGCTGCAGCCGGAGCACCTGAATCTGCTGAGCATATCCGGCGCCGTGCTGGTCGTCATCGGGTCCATACTCGGCAACCTTCGGCGGTCTGTGAAGTCCGGGTAA
- a CDS encoding bifunctional UDP-3-O-[3-hydroxymyristoyl] N-acetylglucosamine deacetylase/3-hydroxyacyl-ACP dehydratase codes for MFNRQRTIKSPASIKGIGLHTGGRATITFKPGTVNDGIRFVRVDHPDRLEIPADIDYVIDTTRGTNLARDGVRIHTVEHVLAAVAGLGLDNIRIELDGDEPPICDGSAIPFVNALIEAGIVEQDAPREYLELDNPVLYSERENGLLKELVVMPSDDFHLTYMVDYQKSNLASQHTVLYSLEDEFVTEFAPARTWTFLSDVKALRERGLIKGGSLESAVVIADMDLSDEELDELKDLFGVEDRVVIGENGIVGTQPLRFDNEPCRHKALDLIGDLALLGAPLRAQVFGARSSHAANVELVRRIRGACVKKKPETGNADPAASAPPAPAPPASEPESVLDIEDILRILPHRYPFLLIDRVIHMEPGKRVTALKNVTINEPFFAGHFPGHPVMPGVLIVEAMAQAGGLLLLNTIDEPKSKMAYFMGIDHARFRRLVKPGDQLRFELETVRMRMHACKMEGKAYVNDELVAEATLMAMLTDRADQADRADQADQADQADQADQADQADQADRADRADREAPQ; via the coding sequence ATGTTCAATCGCCAGCGTACCATCAAATCCCCGGCGTCCATCAAGGGCATCGGCCTGCATACCGGTGGACGGGCGACGATTACGTTCAAGCCCGGTACCGTGAACGACGGGATCCGGTTCGTGCGCGTCGACCATCCCGACAGGCTGGAAATCCCGGCGGACATAGACTATGTGATCGATACGACCCGGGGGACGAACCTGGCGCGGGATGGCGTCCGGATCCACACCGTGGAGCACGTCCTGGCCGCCGTTGCTGGCCTGGGCCTGGACAATATCCGGATCGAACTGGACGGGGACGAGCCGCCGATCTGCGACGGCAGCGCCATTCCCTTCGTGAACGCGTTGATTGAAGCGGGCATCGTCGAACAGGACGCCCCCAGGGAATACCTGGAACTGGACAACCCCGTGCTGTATTCGGAGCGGGAGAACGGCCTGCTTAAGGAACTCGTCGTCATGCCCTCCGACGATTTCCATCTCACCTACATGGTCGACTATCAGAAATCCAACCTGGCCAGCCAGCACACCGTGCTCTATTCCCTGGAAGACGAGTTCGTCACCGAGTTCGCCCCGGCGCGGACGTGGACCTTCCTGAGTGACGTGAAGGCCCTGCGCGAAAGGGGACTGATCAAGGGGGGCAGCCTGGAAAGCGCGGTGGTCATCGCGGACATGGACCTGTCCGACGAGGAACTGGACGAGTTGAAGGATCTGTTCGGCGTGGAGGACAGGGTGGTGATCGGTGAGAACGGAATCGTGGGCACCCAGCCGCTTCGGTTCGACAACGAACCCTGCCGGCACAAGGCCCTAGACCTGATCGGCGACCTGGCCCTGCTCGGAGCGCCGCTCAGGGCGCAGGTGTTCGGCGCGCGGTCCTCCCATGCCGCCAACGTGGAACTCGTGCGAAGGATCCGCGGCGCGTGCGTGAAGAAGAAGCCGGAAACCGGGAATGCCGATCCGGCTGCGTCTGCCCCGCCAGCGCCTGCTCCGCCTGCATCTGAACCCGAATCGGTCCTCGACATCGAGGATATCCTGCGCATCCTCCCCCACCGGTATCCCTTTCTGCTCATCGACCGGGTGATTCACATGGAACCGGGGAAACGGGTGACTGCGCTGAAGAACGTGACCATCAACGAACCTTTCTTCGCGGGCCATTTCCCCGGCCATCCCGTCATGCCGGGCGTCTTGATCGTCGAGGCCATGGCGCAGGCGGGCGGCCTGCTGCTGCTCAACACGATCGATGAGCCGAAAAGCAAGATGGCCTATTTCATGGGCATCGACCATGCCCGTTTCCGCAGACTGGTAAAACCCGGCGACCAGCTCCGCTTCGAGTTGGAGACGGTCCGGATGCGCATGCACGCCTGCAAGATGGAAGGCAAGGCTTACGTAAACGATGAACTGGTCGCCGAAGCCACCCTCATGGCCATGCTCACAGACCGTGCGGACCAGGCGGACCGTGCGGACCAGGCGGACCAGGCGGACCAGGCAGACCAGGCGGACCAGGCGGACCAGGCGGACCAGGCGGACCGGGCGGACCGGGCGGACCGGGAGGCCCCACAGTGA
- a CDS encoding M81 family metallopeptidase, with protein MPRILIGTYFQETNDFHPNDTVYEDFCILRGREMLKGPVGLEDPDDQGGADSLGGVVGGAVDTLSAREGMEIVPTYSAAMGAGGTITQACFERTTSELLDAIERHRTGADGVYLNLHGAMAAETEKDPEGYVLREVRRIVGPHVPVVASFDMHGTITRRMLSHMDACAILHTYPHIDWYETGARAAGVLLRILDGARPVIASVYTPTMVRGDELKTATGVHGTFIRYLERLEERDDVLAGGIMLGHPPTDCPEQGSRVVVITDGNRDLAVREALHIGRSFWNMRSHMQCVLHSVEEGIRIAAQAKGTVVFADAADATSSGAPGTSNTILKGFLESDYRGSVLFPIRDDPAVARAMDAGVGQTITVPLGGTRDPRFIPVEVTATVEVLGRRDDVPIAVLQCRNVTIFLAASGPLLCDRWMYPAFGQDPKRFDVVVKKLPHTPDAWYDDWAERTITIDSPGAASPNIPTLGHQYVPRPIYPLDPDMTCTPEVEVFE; from the coding sequence ATGCCCAGAATCCTGATCGGCACCTACTTCCAGGAAACCAACGACTTCCATCCCAACGATACGGTGTATGAAGATTTCTGTATCCTGCGCGGCCGCGAGATGCTGAAGGGTCCGGTCGGCCTCGAGGACCCGGATGACCAGGGCGGCGCGGACAGCCTCGGTGGCGTGGTCGGCGGTGCCGTCGATACCCTTTCCGCTCGGGAAGGCATGGAAATCGTGCCCACTTACAGCGCTGCCATGGGGGCGGGCGGTACGATCACGCAGGCGTGCTTCGAGCGGACCACGTCGGAGTTGCTCGACGCGATCGAACGGCACAGGACCGGCGCCGACGGCGTTTACCTGAACCTGCACGGCGCCATGGCGGCGGAAACCGAAAAGGATCCGGAAGGGTACGTCCTGCGGGAGGTGCGACGGATCGTCGGACCCCACGTGCCCGTGGTCGCTTCCTTCGACATGCACGGCACGATCACCCGGCGCATGCTGTCCCACATGGACGCCTGCGCCATCCTGCACACCTATCCCCACATCGACTGGTACGAAACGGGCGCGCGGGCCGCCGGGGTGCTGCTGCGCATCCTCGACGGGGCCCGGCCCGTGATCGCCAGCGTGTATACGCCCACCATGGTCAGAGGCGACGAGCTCAAGACGGCCACCGGCGTGCACGGCACGTTCATCCGGTACCTGGAGCGCCTGGAGGAACGGGACGACGTGCTCGCCGGGGGGATCATGCTGGGCCACCCGCCGACGGACTGCCCGGAACAGGGCTCCCGCGTCGTCGTGATCACGGACGGCAACCGGGACCTGGCGGTGCGGGAGGCCCTGCATATCGGCCGGAGCTTCTGGAACATGCGGTCCCACATGCAGTGCGTGCTGCACAGTGTAGAGGAGGGCATCCGCATCGCCGCGCAGGCGAAAGGAACGGTCGTTTTCGCCGATGCCGCCGACGCCACCAGTTCGGGCGCGCCGGGCACGAGCAACACCATCCTGAAGGGGTTCCTCGAGAGCGACTACCGGGGCAGCGTGCTGTTCCCCATCCGCGACGATCCCGCGGTCGCGCGCGCCATGGATGCGGGTGTCGGACAGACCATTACCGTCCCCCTGGGCGGAACGCGGGACCCGCGCTTTATCCCGGTGGAAGTCACCGCCACGGTGGAAGTGCTGGGCCGGCGGGACGACGTTCCCATCGCGGTGCTGCAGTGCCGGAACGTCACGATTTTCCTGGCGGCTTCCGGTCCCCTGCTGTGCGACCGTTGGATGTATCCCGCCTTCGGCCAGGACCCGAAACGCTTCGACGTCGTGGTCAAGAAACTGCCCCATACGCCGGACGCGTGGTACGACGACTGGGCGGAACGGACCATCACCATCGATTCGCCGGGGGCGGCGAGTCCCAACATCCCCACGCTTGGCCACCAGTACGTCCCCCGACCCATCTACCCCCTCGATCCGGACATGACCTGCACGCCGGAAGTGGAGGTGTTCGAATAA